Within the Irregularibacter muris genome, the region GGCTGGAAGGTTTCGACGAATTCCGTCCGTAGAAATACGGTACCAAGTCCGGCAACCACTGCAGTCGCTTCACCATCAAACTATAGCGACGAAACCATTACGCTGACATGGAGCGGAGCTTCCGGTGGAACAAGTGCCATCAAGGGATATCAGATTGCCAGTAGAACATCCATGGATAACAGTATATGGAGTTCATGGAACGTTCTTACCACTCTAACACTCTCGGCAAGCGGCGGTAGTTACAACCCGAATGTATCAAGAATTCCAGGAACTTATACTCAATTCGGCATTTGGACGATAGATACTCTTGATGTTTACTCTTCAGAGGTTGTCAGTAACAGCATCTACTGCGATATTACTGCCTGCGTAGCGCCGACCGCTAGCTCAGTAAGCGCAACGTTGGCCGAAGGAAACATAACCCTTTCATGGAGCGGAGCAGCCGGTGGTGCGGGAAATGCCATCACATCTTATGAGATACAATATAGTGATTCGATAGATAACAGCACATGGGGAGCCTGGACAGCACTGACTACGGTGTTCACTTCAGCGACAAGCGGCAGTGTAATCGTAAGTCCACCGATTACACGCGGGAATTACCGCCGATTCAGGGTAAGAACACGTGGCGCAGCTGGTGAGAGTTTCTACTCAGATTGGACTGTTTCCAGCAACACAGTCCGCAGAAATACACTGCCTACGCCACCGACTTCCTTTACTGCCGCTCCTGCCATTTACGAATCCAGCACCGTAACTCTTACATGGAGCGGAGCAATACCTGGAACCAGTGCTATCAAGCAGTATGTCATTCAGCGTTCAACTTCAACGGACGGGATTAACTGGTCGGCATATGAGGCTCTGACAATCGTCGTTACAAGTGCAACCTCTGGGACATATATAGCGAATGCTTCTCAGATAGCTGGAATGTATACCCGCTACCGTATCAGCGTAACCGATACATTGGATGCAGTTTCTGCTTATGTAGTCAGCGGTACAGTAAAGAAAAACAGTCCACCGACTGCCCCAGCAATCGTGTGTCCCGTATCTGGCAGCTCCAGTTGCAATACCGCCCCGCGTTTTATGATAACAACGGGCATTGAGCCAGATGGTCAAACACAGATTGTAGAAGTGAAAATCGACACGGGCGTTTGGATTAACAGCGTAGATAACCCTGAGATGTTTTCCGTAAGCGGCTATCTGGGCAATGGTGCAAAAACTGTGTATCAATCCGTAGCGCTGGCCGCAGGGAACCATACTGTGACCGTCCGCTGCATTGATAGTGATATTGAGTCTTCAAGTCCGGAGGTTATGCGTACTTTTACTGTATTGCCACCGCTATTTGAGACGATCACTGCGAACGAAACACATGTAAAGGCAATTCATATCCAGATGCTCCGAACTGCTGTAAATACAGTACGGAGCTATTACAATCTGTCTCAGGTGACTTGGAGTGAGGAGATTGTTGCTGGAAAGAGCACCATCAAAAACTGGCCTTTCCACATCACAGAGCTTAGAAAAGCTATCGAGTCGGTTATTACAATAGTGAACAGCTTTGATCCCTCGTCTACTTTTGATATCCCGCCCATAACATGGCTACCCATTGGAACTGGGCGACCAAAAGCGGATGTGATGCAACAGATTCAAGATCTGATCTTGGAGCTTTAGACATAATACAACCAATAGCGCTCTCGTAATATGCGGGAGCGTTTTTCTATACACAAATTCATGAAATGGAGGTATTTCATATGAAAGAGATTTGGAATTGGATACAGCTGGTTTTTGCTGCTGTAGGTGCTTTTCTTGGGTGGTTTCTCGGTGGGCTGGACGGATTCCTTTATGCGCTCCTAGCATTTGTCGTCATTGATTATGTAACAGGAGTGCTCTGTGCCATTGTAGATAAAAAGCTGTCCAGTGAAATCGGCGCGAAAGGTATCTTCAAAAAGGTGCTTATTTTTGCATTGGTGGGTGTAGCGCATATCCTTGATACGCAGATACTGGGTAGTGCTGGGGACAATGGTGGTGTCCTTCGGACAGCAGTAATTTTCTTCTACTTGAGCAATGAAGGTGTGTCTATTTTAGAGAATGCCGGACATATTGGGCTACCAATACCTGAAAAACTCAAGGAGGTTCTAAAACAGCTACATGGGCGTGATGATGAGCCCCCTAAGTCAGGTGATGGAATATGATTGATTTAACTAAAGCAGCAACCGTGTTCATCGGTAGACGAGGGGAACACTACTTTCGCCACCTTGAGTTTGACGTTTCCAGTTTGTTAGATGGCACTTACCCCGGAGCAGCCCTAAATGCTATATACAAAAGACCTGATGGTATTGCATACCCTGTGATCACAACTTATGCCGATGGAGTCCTTACATGGTCGCCCAGCGCAACGGATACACTGCTAGTCGGTGTCGGTCAGCTGGAGATAAGGGTTACTTATGGCAATGTGGTTGGAAAAAGCGTTCGGATACTGACCATCGTCGAGGAGGCCCTTGCAGACGGTATCGCTGAACCACCCGAGCCGCCAGCACAGGAATGGCTCAATCAAGTGCTTTCTGCCTTAGCTGAACTGGATATTGATGAGATAAATAATCTGCTAAATCTCACTTATAATCTGTTAAACACTACACACGACTTGGTCGAAGATACGCGCGACAATCTGTATATGAGGACTGGGGTTCTCCTGAACCATTCGCATCCGATAGAAACTGCCACAGCACCGGATATGATAAGCCGAAGAGCGTCCATCACATTTAATGGCATCACGAATGGCAACACCGTAGTAATCAGCACGGTAACATATACCTTTGTTACGGCTTTGGGTAGCCCTGCCGCAAACAATGTGCAAGTGTTAATCCAGGACACCCTCCGCAATACCGTCAAGAAACTTGCCGAAGCTATAAGGGGTATCCAAGATGTAGCGAACATTGCTTATGGGTCAGGAATATCATCAAACCCGGCTTGCACAGGCTATTGGACTAGTCAAATTTTCTCCATTGGTGATGTTACTATTCCTTCTGGTGAGAGTCTATTTTTGTTGGAAAGAACAGAAAATGCTACGACAGCATTGACCCTTACCTCTACTGCAACAGCTATTATCAACGCATTCACCAGAGCAAGCTATTTGAGATATGTGTTGAGCGGTAATGCTACCGGTGCGGGCGGGATTAATAGTGTCCGAGGACCTTTGCACACATTATTGCCCATTGGTAGTGTGGTTATAGGTGGACAGGGCGGGTTGCTTTATCCGACGGCTTATGATTGTCATTTGGTTACCCTTTGCCGTCAATCGGATACAAGTGAAAAAGAACTAGACTTATATATATCAAATGATGAAGTGAACTTTACCAGAATCTCACGCAGCACCCCTATCGGTGCTGATAGTTCAAACGCTGGGTTGCATATTCATATTCAAATGCGTCAAAGCCGAGTGCCTTCTGGATATGGGCTGTATATCAGTATGGGAAGTGATGGCACATCGGCGAGTGCTTTCTGCGATTTGAAGTTTACCTACCACCTATACCCTGTCAGTCTTGCAACAACCAACATTTAAATTAGAGGTGATTTTAATGAATTTACGGAAGTTAATACTTACGAATAATGCCTGCTTCAAAGCAGGCAAAACAATAATTCCCAAAGGCATCATGGTACACTCTACCGGGGCAGATAACCCATGGCTGAAGCGCTATGTTGGCCCGGATGACGGCTTGCTCGGAAAGAACCAATACAACAATAATTGGAATCAAGAAAAGCCCGGCGGCCGTCAGGTTTGCGTTCATGCCTTCATCGGCAAGCTGGCAGATGGAACAATCGCCACATATCAGACTTTGCCGTGGAACCATCGAGGCTGGCACGCTGGGGGAACTGCAAACAATACACATATAGGATTCGAGATTTGCGAGGACGGTCTTTCGGACAGCACCTATTTCAACAAGGTGTACCGGGAGGCCGTTGAACTTTGTGTATTTCTTTGTAGGGAGTTTGGTCTCACTGAAAAAGATATTATCTGCCATAGCGAAGGATATAAGCAAGGTATCGCCAGCAATCATGGTGATGTACTGCATTGGTTTCCTAAACACGGTAAGTCGATGGATACTTTCCGCGCAGATGTAAAATCCGGTCTTTCCTTTGCCGCTTCGGTCGAGACGACCACACCGAAGAAATACTATCGGGTCCAACTTGGATCGTTTTCTGTTAAGGCGAATGCAGATGCCATGCTCAGCAAGGTCAAGGCAGCTGGCTTCACCGATGCCTTTATTAAATACAGCGAATAACAATCAGTTTAATGCCTATCGAGAGATTCGTCTTTCGGTAGGCATTATTTTTTTTGCTTTTTTCGTTCATTCGGCTGATTTCTGTCCTGGGACTGTTAGAGGGTGTTAATTGATATGTTCCCTCGGAAAGAGGTCGAGAAAATGAAATTAACAAAATTAGAAGCCGTTGAATCCATAAAGTATGAAGCAGAAAAGCCTACAGAGGCTTCACTTAAAAATGAGCACGATTATTTGGTGGCAGAAAAACTTACAAAAAAGCTCTTGGAAAGGGGTCTTATAAGCCAGAGTGAATTTGACAAGATCATGGCCAAAAACCGCGAAACTTTCTCTCCGTTTTTAGCGGAGATTATGCCCTAAAAGACTTGATAAATAAGGCATTTAGAGTGATGTATAGTACTGCGAGAAAGGAGGTTGAGACAATGAAACGGATAACAAAGATTGAAGCAAATGAGAAACTGCAGAAGGCACCTAAAAAACTGCGTGTTGCTGCCTACGCTCGTGTTTCAACAGATAGTCGCGAACAACTCGTCAGTTTGGATGCTCAAAGAAGTCATTATGAGACCTGCATTAAGAGCAATCCCGACTGGGAGTATGTCGGACTTTACTATGATGAAGGCATATCCGGTACAAGCATGGCTAAGCGTGATGGACTTATCAAAATGCTTGATGATTGTGAAGCCGGTAAGATTGACTTTATTATTATCAAATCCATCAGCCGCTTTGCAAGAAATACCACAGAGTGCCTTGAAGCGGTTAGGAAGCTTATAAAGCTAAAAGTGTTTATTTACTTTGAGAAAGAAAATATCAACACCGGAGATATGGAGAATGAGCTGCTGCTTACGATTTTTAGCAGCTTGGCAGAAAGTGAGTCTATTTCCCTTTCGGAGAATGAAAAATGGTCCATCGAGAAGAGGTTTCAAAACGGAACATACATTGTTGCCTCTCCGCCTTATGGGTACAAAAACGAAGATGGCTTGATGGTGATCAATGAAGATGAGGTTGATGTAGTAAGGTACATTTTTGCAGAATGTTTAGCTGGTAAAGGTGGTCATGTAATCGCTAGGGATCTTAATGATAAAGGAATCCCAACCAGGCGAAAAAGAGAATGGACTCCGGGCACAGTAAATGCGATCCTTCGAAATGAAAAGTACAAAGGTGATGTGCTTTTTCAAAAAACATTTACCGATGAGACTTTCGTTAGGCATATCAATAATGGTGAGAAGGCACAGTACTATGTTACTGAGCACCACGAAGCGATAATCAGTGTTGAGGATTTTGAAGCGGCGCAGGCCATGATTGACCAGCGCTCCAAAGACATGAAAATCAAGCAAGGCGATGTAAAGTATCAAAACCGCTATCCCTTTTCTGGAAAAATTGTTTGCGGCGAATGTGGTGCTACTTGGAAAAGGAGAACGCATAGCGAATCGAAAGTAAAATATTACGCTTATGCCTGCAACACACATCTTAAGAAAAAAGACCAATGTAGCATGCAGTTTATACGCGAAAAAAGTTTTGAAGTGGCTTTTTTGAATATGATCAATAAGTTGGCATTTACTAAGAAGGTGTTGTTGCAGCCGCTACTTGCAAGTCTTAAAGCCATTAGCCAGGAAGCAGCAATTGCTCGAATTAATAAGTTGGAAGCGGCTCTTGAGACCAATTTCAACAAAAGGCAGCAGCTTATGAATTTATTTGCGAAGGAATATTTAGAGCCAGCCGTTTTCAACGATCAGAATTCAGGTCTTCTTGCTGAGGCTAAAAATTTAAGTGATGAAAAAGAAGCACTATATGCTTCGGTGAATCATGAGTACGAGCATGTTGAAGCTTTGAATAAACTCATCAAGTACGTCAACAGCTCAAAGCTTTTTACTGAATTTGATGCTGATGCATTTGAGGAGCATGTGGATTACATTATCGTTTTCAAAAGATATGAAATAGGTTTTGTATTAAAGTGTGGATTAACGCTAAGAGAAAGGTTGTGAGATTATGCCAATTCCATATGGATACAAAATTGAGAAAGGCAAAGCGGTCATAGATGAAGTTCAAGCGGAGCAGGTTAGGATGATTTACAAAGGTTATCTCTCCGGCCTCGCCTACGTTGCTGCAGCAGAGGCCGCTGGGCTTACGCTTCTACATCCAGGTGTAAAGAAAATGCTACAGAATAAACGCTACCTTGGTGATAAGTACTATCCGGCGATCATCGATCAGGAGACTTTTGATAGAGCAGAAGCCGAACGCATCAAACGGCAGAGAAGGCTTGGTAGAGTATTTGCGGATAAGCCGGTAGAGGAATGCAAGCCAGCGACAAAATTTACGATGCCGAAAGCAGGAAAGATATTCATTGATCCATTTAAACAGGCGGAGTACATCTACAGCTTGATAGAAAGTGAGGTGGAGGTATGATCTCCTTAGCGAGTAACGTAACGGTTATTCCGGCAAAGAAAACCATCGGGACGCAGAAAGCAACCGACAAAAAGCAGAAAACCAGAGTCGCAGCGTACTGCCGAGTCAGTACCGACAGCGATGAACAAGAAACTAGCTACGACGCCCAGATCCAGCATTACACCTCATATATTGAAAGTAATCCGGATTGGGTACTAGCCGGAATTTATGCGGATGATGGCATATCTGGAATGAATACGAAGAAGCGCGATGAGTTCCAGCGCATGATAAACGACTGCAACGACGGCAAAATAGATATGGTGATTACCAAGTCCATCAGCCGGTTTGCAAGGAATACGGTGGATTGTCTGAATTATACCAGAGCCCTTAAAAATAAGAACATTGGCGTCTACTTTGAAAAAGAAAATATCAATACGCTCGATGCCAAGGGTGAAGTGCTAATGACAATTATGGCTTCGCTTGCACAGCAAGAAAGTGAGTCATTGTCGGCCAACGTTCGTCTGGGCTTGCAGTTCCGATACCAACAAGGAAAAGTTCAGGTCAATCACAACTGGTTCCTTGGATATACCAAAGATGCAGACGGTCACCTCATCATTGATCCAGAGCAAGCCGAAGTCGTGAAGCGCATTTATAGAGAGTACCTTTCCGGTAAGAGCTTCTTACAGATAAAAAGGTCTCTTGAAGCTGACGGAATTCTAAACGGTGCTGGTAATGAAAAATGGCATGAAAGTAATATAAAGCAGATACTTACAAACGAGAAGTATATCGGAGACGCTTTGCTCCAGAAGACTTATACGGTGGATATTCTTGAAAAGAAGCGTGAAGCTAATAAGGGTCAGGTTCCTAAGTATTATGTAGAGGACAGCCATGAAGCTATTATTCCAAAGGATATCTTCCTAAAGGTACAGGAGGAAATCGCAAGACGCGCAAATCTTACTAAAGGCACCACAAAGCGCAAACGAATCTATAGTGGCCGTTACGCTTTATCTGGAATAGTTTTCTGCGCATACTGTGGCGACATCTTCCGCAGAATTAAATGGAACAATCGCGGGTGTAAGTCCACCGTTTGGCGCTGTGTCAGCAGGGTTGAAAAAGACGGCCCTGATTGCCCGGCAAGAACTGTTCACGAGGAAATGCTACAGGAGGTAGTAATTAAGGCTATAAACGAAGCATTCCGTGAAAAGGAAGCAATCCTGCCACTTTTGCGAGAGAATATCGAGAGTAGCCTTGAGGAAGTCACCTCAAATCAGATTGCAGCAATTGATGAACAAATGAAGTCAATGCAGCAGGAGCTAATGGCAACCGTTAATTCAAAGAATACCGGTGATGAGCTTGGTCTGGAGATTAGAAGGCTGCGTGATGAGAAGCAGGCCCTTCAAAATGAGCAGGCATCTCGACAGGATCTGAAAACACGAATCGATGAGCTGATGAGTTTCCTTAATGACCTTCCTTGTGAGCTAACTGAATATGAGGAAGACTATGTGAGGACTCTCCTGGAAAAGATAACGGTTTACGACGACCACATCATAGTTGAATTTAAGTCCGGAATTGAAATCCAAATTGACGAATAACTAAGCAATGCTAAATCACCCGCAGCTCTTGTGTCAGAGTTGCGGGTTTCGTTGTTTATAAAACAATTAATGTGTAAATATTGTAAATTGAAACCAAATGGTTTACAATGTTCCTATTGAGGTTTGGAGGAATTATAATGAAAACTTCGGACATGATACGACAGCTTTGTGAACAAATGAACATGAGCATTTCCGAATTGGCTAGGCAGTTAGGCCAGTCCCCACAGAACTTCGGGAAGAAGCTAAAGCGTGAGACTATTACATTAGAAGAACTTAAGGCCATAGCAGATGTGATGAATGTTAAGTTTGAGCAGACTTTCATTCTGCCCGATGGCAATGAAATAAAGACAGGAAATGAGTAAAGGAGGCGGCCTAACATGATGATTAGCCCGGAAGGATACTATGAAGAGCATCTTAAAGGAAAAAATAAAGAACAGATTATGACCGTTATACGTGGGCTTAAGCAAGAAATAGGTCGTCTTAAAAATACAATGGAAAGCCCTGACTATGGCGTAAAACCTAATATGCATCCGAGTGAAGATACGCGCCTTCACTGGACTCGTGAATATTTGGAAAGAGCCAAGCAAGCCTTTGCTGAAGCTGGTGGAACTTATACCTTATCAAAGTCAGAAGAAAAGGTTGCTGACTTTGATGCAAATATGGATGCCATCTGCAAGATTACCTTTAGCATTGGCGGTTTCTTTGGTGGCTACCGTAGCTATGTTGTAGAGCTATCAGATAGATTGAAAGCCTATACAAAATTATGGGAGGATGAAGAATCACTCTCATTGTTGGATAGTGATAACGAGGAGCCATTTACAAAGGACACTTTTATAGCCGCACTTAGGGATCTTCACATCGGTGAATGGCTCAGACGATATTCAACTAAGCGTTTCGGATACACGGTGTGTGATGGTACACAGTGGGAGTTGGAATTTGAATATAGCAATGGCCATAAACCGGTAAGATTTGATGGCGATAACTCATACCCGTATAACTTCGATAAGTTGCAGATGTTATTTGGTATTGATGTTACTGAGGAGGACGACGAGGATGAGTAAATTCGATATTTTGACAAAATACATACCTATAATCCAGGCGGATGGCATCGGCGAATGGGTTGTTGATAAAGAAAACGATGGAACACCGGAACATCCGATACAGATGCCTTTTGTAGATTATTCCGAAATGGTACATAACTTTATCGATGATGTTTATGCCTTTGAAGAAAGCAATAAAGATATGGAGCTTACCCGTTATGGAGATATTCTCAAAGATAACGGACTTGAATGGGATTCAGAATCTATGGAAAATGCTGATGTTTCAAACTTGAACGCACAGTGTGTTCTTGCACTGATTATGGGTGCAGTAAGAGCTGAGCGTTTTTGCGATGGTGCATTATTAGATTTTTTCAAGAGTGGCTGCATATTGAAGTGGCTTGAAAGATTAAACAGTATTGAGTAAAGGAGGTTTGACTTTGGATATTAATAAAATGAAAGCTCTACCGTATGATGAGCTGCGTGCTTTATATAAGAACTTCCTACATAGCCAGAACATTTCGACAGCAACAATCAATACTGCTTATGTGGACACCTTCTACCTTTGGAGGAAAGGAAGCAAAGATCTATTCTGGAATGCGGTGAACGCTACTGATTTTGAGACTGAAGCAAAGAGTGCATTGATAAAAGCTCTTTCTGAGAACTCGAACGGTAATGTCAATTCACTTGTTAGTGGTTACTTGTCTCATCTAAGAAGGTTCCGCTTGTTTCTATCGTCGGATGAAACCATTGTTCCGGTTGAATATAAACAAAAAACCACAGTAAAAGCAAACCCAACACAGACGAGCCGTGAAATAATAATTAATAAAATGTATGTTGGAGCATATTTGTCAGAGGGCGATAATATAGGTCATGAAATCATAAATCTCTATAAGGCAGATGATGGAAAAAACTATATTTATCTCAATTCACAAGGAACAATAGAATTATCTCATGGAGAAAATAGAATAACTGTTTTGTTGGTACGAAAATTTGCCTCGAAAACATATAAAGTACTAGCCAAGGCAGAGGGTGTTACGATTCTCGATTTTGCCGACAGCAAACTCCCACGAGAAGAGAGATATAAAGGACAAGTTGCATTAGGATTGACCTATGGCGGTATAAGTCTTGTAGATTTATTTAATGAAAACTCATATCACGGCAGTCTTCAAGAAGAAAAAAATGCTTATACTACCTTTTTTGCAGATAAGGTTATCAAACCCAAAAATCAGATATATATTACAGACGATGCATCTGTAAGTGGTGACAACACTTTTTTCATCCGTACTAATAAAGGATTTGGCAAACAAACATTAAGGGAATTCTACAACGAAAATGAAAAGCCGGATTCTTTCGCTGATTTGAATCAGATAATTGAGAACAGAGAGTTGTGGGAAGATGCTAATACGACACAAGCGATTTCTGAATTGCCGGAACTTCAAAAAGATCCGTATTTCAATTTCCTAAAAATAATCAGGCAGGAAGACAATGAACTCGCTTTTTCAAATATGTTTGCTTACTTTTTTGATATAAACAGAGAAGCTTTTTCTCGTTTTGCAAGAGAGGTTCTACATATAGATGTACAAACAGATTTTACTATTGAGAGAGAAAAGAGAAACATTGACCTACTTATTTCTGACAGAAATAATGCCGTTGTAATAGAAAATAAAATCAAATCGAGCATCAATGGTATTGATGACCGACATGATATCTACAGTGACCAAGTACAGTCACAGCTAAAAAAATACTATCAATTTGTTACATCTGATGATGAGTATCGCAATAAAACAGCGAGCTGCTTTATTTTTTCACCTAATTACAATCGCATTGACCTAAGTAAGTTTTCGTGCGGTGAAAAATATACTATTGTTTATTACAGAGAAATCTATAATTTCTTTGTTGAAAACAGAAGCCTGTATGATGGGGTGGTTTACTTTGATGATTTCATTAATGCAATGTATAAGCACACCAAGGACTACGATAATGATTTAGAGGAAGAAATGCAAAGAAGATTTCAAAATACTATTTGCAATGCGAAAAAGGGGTAATGCAGATTTATTTATGATAAGGATTAGTTAAATATTATTGGACATATTGACAAAACTTGATTTGACACATACAATATATCATATCAAGTATTTTCGATGTGAGGTGAAAACAATGGAAGCTACATATGAGGAACAGGCAAATGTATTCAAAGCCTTCTGTGATGAAAAACGCTTACGGATACTTGAATTACTTCGAAGCGG harbors:
- a CDS encoding SHOCT domain-containing protein, coding for MKLTKLEAVESIKYEAEKPTEASLKNEHDYLVAEKLTKKLLERGLISQSEFDKIMAKNRETFSPFLAEIMP
- a CDS encoding helix-turn-helix domain-containing protein, encoding MKTSDMIRQLCEQMNMSISELARQLGQSPQNFGKKLKRETITLEELKAIADVMNVKFEQTFILPDGNEIKTGNE
- a CDS encoding N-acetylmuramoyl-L-alanine amidase codes for the protein MNLRKLILTNNACFKAGKTIIPKGIMVHSTGADNPWLKRYVGPDDGLLGKNQYNNNWNQEKPGGRQVCVHAFIGKLADGTIATYQTLPWNHRGWHAGGTANNTHIGFEICEDGLSDSTYFNKVYREAVELCVFLCREFGLTEKDIICHSEGYKQGIASNHGDVLHWFPKHGKSMDTFRADVKSGLSFAASVETTTPKKYYRVQLGSFSVKANADAMLSKVKAAGFTDAFIKYSE
- a CDS encoding recombinase family protein is translated as MISLASNVTVIPAKKTIGTQKATDKKQKTRVAAYCRVSTDSDEQETSYDAQIQHYTSYIESNPDWVLAGIYADDGISGMNTKKRDEFQRMINDCNDGKIDMVITKSISRFARNTVDCLNYTRALKNKNIGVYFEKENINTLDAKGEVLMTIMASLAQQESESLSANVRLGLQFRYQQGKVQVNHNWFLGYTKDADGHLIIDPEQAEVVKRIYREYLSGKSFLQIKRSLEADGILNGAGNEKWHESNIKQILTNEKYIGDALLQKTYTVDILEKKREANKGQVPKYYVEDSHEAIIPKDIFLKVQEEIARRANLTKGTTKRKRIYSGRYALSGIVFCAYCGDIFRRIKWNNRGCKSTVWRCVSRVEKDGPDCPARTVHEEMLQEVVIKAINEAFREKEAILPLLRENIESSLEEVTSNQIAAIDEQMKSMQQELMATVNSKNTGDELGLEIRRLRDEKQALQNEQASRQDLKTRIDELMSFLNDLPCELTEYEEDYVRTLLEKITVYDDHIIVEFKSGIEIQIDE
- a CDS encoding DUF6508 domain-containing protein; translation: MSKFDILTKYIPIIQADGIGEWVVDKENDGTPEHPIQMPFVDYSEMVHNFIDDVYAFEESNKDMELTRYGDILKDNGLEWDSESMENADVSNLNAQCVLALIMGAVRAERFCDGALLDFFKSGCILKWLERLNSIE
- a CDS encoding PD-(D/E)XK nuclease family protein — protein: MDINKMKALPYDELRALYKNFLHSQNISTATINTAYVDTFYLWRKGSKDLFWNAVNATDFETEAKSALIKALSENSNGNVNSLVSGYLSHLRRFRLFLSSDETIVPVEYKQKTTVKANPTQTSREIIINKMYVGAYLSEGDNIGHEIINLYKADDGKNYIYLNSQGTIELSHGENRITVLLVRKFASKTYKVLAKAEGVTILDFADSKLPREERYKGQVALGLTYGGISLVDLFNENSYHGSLQEEKNAYTTFFADKVIKPKNQIYITDDASVSGDNTFFIRTNKGFGKQTLREFYNENEKPDSFADLNQIIENRELWEDANTTQAISELPELQKDPYFNFLKIIRQEDNELAFSNMFAYFFDINREAFSRFAREVLHIDVQTDFTIEREKRNIDLLISDRNNAVVIENKIKSSINGIDDRHDIYSDQVQSQLKKYYQFVTSDDEYRNKTASCFIFSPNYNRIDLSKFSCGEKYTIVYYREIYNFFVENRSLYDGVVYFDDFINAMYKHTKDYDNDLEEEMQRRFQNTICNAKKG
- a CDS encoding recombinase family protein, whose protein sequence is MKRITKIEANEKLQKAPKKLRVAAYARVSTDSREQLVSLDAQRSHYETCIKSNPDWEYVGLYYDEGISGTSMAKRDGLIKMLDDCEAGKIDFIIIKSISRFARNTTECLEAVRKLIKLKVFIYFEKENINTGDMENELLLTIFSSLAESESISLSENEKWSIEKRFQNGTYIVASPPYGYKNEDGLMVINEDEVDVVRYIFAECLAGKGGHVIARDLNDKGIPTRRKREWTPGTVNAILRNEKYKGDVLFQKTFTDETFVRHINNGEKAQYYVTEHHEAIISVEDFEAAQAMIDQRSKDMKIKQGDVKYQNRYPFSGKIVCGECGATWKRRTHSESKVKYYAYACNTHLKKKDQCSMQFIREKSFEVAFLNMINKLAFTKKVLLQPLLASLKAISQEAAIARINKLEAALETNFNKRQQLMNLFAKEYLEPAVFNDQNSGLLAEAKNLSDEKEALYASVNHEYEHVEALNKLIKYVNSSKLFTEFDADAFEEHVDYIIVFKRYEIGFVLKCGLTLRERL
- a CDS encoding phage holin family protein, with product MKEIWNWIQLVFAAVGAFLGWFLGGLDGFLYALLAFVVIDYVTGVLCAIVDKKLSSEIGAKGIFKKVLIFALVGVAHILDTQILGSAGDNGGVLRTAVIFFYLSNEGVSILENAGHIGLPIPEKLKEVLKQLHGRDDEPPKSGDGI
- a CDS encoding recombinase; the encoded protein is MPIPYGYKIEKGKAVIDEVQAEQVRMIYKGYLSGLAYVAAAEAAGLTLLHPGVKKMLQNKRYLGDKYYPAIIDQETFDRAEAERIKRQRRLGRVFADKPVEECKPATKFTMPKAGKIFIDPFKQAEYIYSLIESEVEV